A window of the Sabethes cyaneus chromosome 1, idSabCyanKW18_F2, whole genome shotgun sequence genome harbors these coding sequences:
- the LOC128746243 gene encoding kinesin light chain-like: protein MNPQFTASINAVQQTLERLSAELVSSLKDDADTNPQKAEVIEDHFATIKLVSADADLLGCLSLYSQTMEAEKYERKLLVRRLKQENSLLRADLADIQQQFQAKSAALAGLEEEAEHLEFMASLPGSDKPLFDDSSSSLDLGFSSDEECGSSASISLSDIFDTSLILSEIYDPKEFSKLRMIQNLAIEYAGIKCYEVAIPLCALALDELERIVGREHPDTARMLNLLACLCRDKGMYKRATQVMNEVLAIREKTLEETHPEMVATLNNLGVLYGILDMHREAESFCKRALALREEVLGNNHPDVAKQLTNLAIIYRNQAKYKKEERCYKRALQIYETSLGKNDPLVANARDNLAKCYHNQGKLQHAKAQYRKVLTRAHENEFGTDASKPKWKVLKHGEKKPRHEPAYDEFGSWHEMTLVSRPTVLTTLESLGSICYEQTELANSKLLTDENKENPYKPPNGVSPNYPELLTPTGGPTTRHDSSVEITALERNPS from the exons ATGAATCCACAGTTCACTGCTAGCATCAACGCAGTCCAACAAACCCTGGAGCGTCTGAGCGCCGAATTGGTCAGCAGCCTCAAGGACGACGCTGACACCAATCCGCAAAAGGCAGAAGTAATCGAAGATCATTTCGCCACAATCAAGCTGGTATCGGCCGATGCCGATTTATTGGGCTGTTTATCGTTGTATTCTCAAACTATGGAAGCAGAAAAGTACGAACGGAAACTGCTAGTTCGCCGTCTGAAACAAGAAAATAGTTTGCTGCGTGCTGATCTAGCAGATATTCAACAACAATTCCAAGCGAAGTCAGCAGCCCTGGCTGGGCTGGAAGAGGAAGCAGAACACCTGGAGTTTATGGCCTCTTTGCCTGGAAGTGATAAACCGCTGTTCGATGACTCGAGCTCTTCTTTAGACCTAGGATTCTCTTCGGATGAAGAATGTGGTTCTTCAGCCTCTATAAGTCTAAGTGATATTTTCGATACGTCTCTAATTCTAAGTGAAATTTATGATCCCAAAGAATTTTCAAAGTTGCGCATGATACAAAACTTGGCCATTGAGTATGCTGGAATTAAATGTTACGAAGTAGCTATTCCTCTGTGTGCGCTAGCACTGGATGAACTAGAGAGGATCGTTGGTCGTGAACACCCCGACACAGCACGCATGCTGAATCTTCTTGCGTGCTTATGTCGAGATAAGGGCATGTACAAGCGGGCAACACAGGTGATGAACGAAGTCTTAGCTATTCGAGAGAAGACTCTAGAGGAAACGCATCCTGAGATGGTTGCGACTTTGAACAACCTGGGTGTCCTATATGGAATTTTGGACATGCATCGAGAAGCGGAGTCTTTCTGTAAGCGTGCTTTAGCACTCCGTGAAGAGGTTTTGGGTAATAATCACCCAGACGTTGCAAAGCAGCTCACTAATTTGGCGATAATCTACCGCAACCAGGCCaaatataaaaaagaagaacGCTGCTATAAACGAGCACTGCAGATATATGAGACCTCGTTGGGAAAAAATGATCCCCTCGTTGCAAACGCGAGGGACAATTTGGCCAAATGCTACCACAACCAAGGAAAGTTGCAACATGCGAAGGCACAGTACAGAAAGGTACTAACCAGAGCGCACGAGAACGAATTTGGCACCGATGCCAGTAAACCCAAGTGGAAAGTATTGAAGCATGGCGAAAAGAAACCTCGCCACGAACCGGCGTACGACGAATTCGGTAGCTGGCACGAAATGACCCTAGTAAGTAGGCCAACGGTTCTGACAACGCTGGAAAGTCTTGGGTCGATATGCTACGAACAGACGGAACTGGCGAACTCAAAACTTCTCACCGATGAGAATAAAGAGAATCCATATAAGCCACCCAATGGTG TGTCTCCGAATTATCCTGAACTTCTCACACCAACTGGGGGTCCCACAACTCGGCACGACAGTAGCGTCGAGATAACTGCTCTTGAGCGGAATCCATCTTGA